The following nucleotide sequence is from Fibrobacter sp. UBA4297.
CAAATCGTCAGAGCCGCTATAAAGCTTCATTTCTCGGATTTGTACGCCTTTAGACGGTAAGTCGGTCGTCTTGAATCGGAGTGCTACATAGCGAGCGCGCGTTGTGGCAAACTTGTATTTTGTTTCGCCGCTTGTGACCTTGACCGTACCCCATCTCTTTAACTTGTTTTCGAGATTCTGGTGAACGCCCGGGTATTCGGCATATTCGTCCGTCCAGTACGAAAGTTCAAAAGACTTCGGACGGAGATTACCCCATTCGACGATGATGGAATCGAGGTCTTTCTTTTCGGGAAATTCTATGACGACCCAAGGTGGATCTTTCGGGTCCAAAATTTCGCCCCACCACATGGTGTTCATGTTGTTATCGGCAAGGTGACTGCGACGGATAAAACCATAGTTGTCCTTGGTCGTGCCACGGTAAATCGTTTCTCCGAGGAATCCTGGAGCCCAATCTGTGTCGCTTGGCGTCCAGAGGCCGGTGCTGTCGTATTTGCCGGCGCCGTTCCAGTGGTAGTCATTGCTCAAGCTCCCGTTCGGGAAACGGAAAATCGTGTAGCCGCCATCAACGAGGGCGGGCGTCATGTCGTAATAGCGCGTAGGCGGATTCCAAATGGCAAGATCCGCGCCCATCATGTTTTGCTTGTTGATGACAACGCCCGGATGCGCATCGTCAATCTCGATGATGTTCTGTGCTGCAAGCGCGGAAATTGTCGAAATTGCAAGTGCTGTGCTGCACAAACGTTGTTTGAAATTCATTTGACCTCCTCGAAAATGGGGTAGGGTGCACTGTTGAAATTTATTGGATTTCTAGCTTGCTAAAAGTTTCGTAATGGTCAGCGGTGTAGTAAATAACGCAATCGCTTTGATAGACAAGTCGCTTGGTGCCTCGGTTCTTGGTGGAGTATTCGATATCTGCTTCGTGGTAGGAGCCTTCTGGCAATGTTGCATGATAGTTGCTTGCGTTGGATGCGTAATTGTTGAATTTGTCACCACCAATCATCACGCCGATGGTTGTCCACGGGTTGAAATTCCACTTTTCAAATGTCTTGCCGGTCTTGGATTCGTAAAGTTGTTGGCCTTCGTCTTTGCCAACATAGTTGCTTGGCAACTTGTCGAACTTGCACAGGTATGCCGCCACGGAATCGCGAGTCGTGTATTTGCCTGATTCTTGAACCGCTTCGTAGATACTTTTGACTTCGACCGAAGAAGAACTCGCTACGCTACTAGACGAGATTGCTTTTGTACTGGAAGAACTTTTGGCTTGGCTGCTTGATGATGTTGCTTTGGAGCTAGAGGATTTTTCTGTAAAACTACTGGATGATATTTTTACGCTTGACGAACTTTGGGCTGTACTGCTTGATGAAATCTTCTTGGTGCTGGAAGAACTTGAAACAGGGCTGCATGAAGAGGAAGAGTTTTCTTCATATTCATCGTTGTCGGCGGGGGCCGAAACGCTGCAGGCGACCGTGGAAATGGAAATGGCGGTGACGAAAAATAATGTCAGGATTTTTTTGATTTTCATGTTTTAAAATGTACTAAAAACGATTTTTACAACATGGACTTTGCATAACCTCGAATGGCGTTAGGGCCTAATTCTAATGTTTGTTCTTCTTGACAAGACTTTTTTGTTGACGATGTACAATAGGTATGCCGCAAAAAATGAAATTAGCATGGTCAAAATGTTCGAAGAATCTTTATCGAGAAAGTCTATGAAATCAAAGAATAATTTGTATATAAATATGTGGCACAAATACAACTCTAATGACATTAATCCAAAGACGGTAAATATTTTATCGATTGTTTTGAATTTTTCAAAAAATTTTGCAAGGAGAATGCAAAGAACAGGCGTTATGATAATGTAGGGGAGGTAGGCGAGGGAACAGGTCTGCAGAGCGTAGAAAAAATAGGTCTGGAATATGAATAAAATAATCGTTGCGATAAACGCGGCAGCCAATCCGATTGCTTTTAGCTTTTTTGTGAGTCTAATGTTGCAACCGTCTTTTGCCCAGTGGCCAAAAATAGCGCCTATGAAAAATATCGGAATCCTTGCGTAAGTGAGGATGATGAATCCGCCGTAGTTCTTGTTGTTGTAGCAAAGAATGCAGGTTAAGGCGTAGATTAACATTAATGAAAGTCCTGCCCCGATGAAATAGAAGGATGCTTTAATCCCATATTTTTTGAACAGCTTAAAGTAAATGGGGTATATTGCGTACAAAAAAATAATGCATGAGATAAACCACGTCTCATCACGGTATCCAATCCAATAGCCTAATGTTGTTGCCTTGCATATCAACAAATAAAACGCTCTGGTGCTAAAATCCATTTGAGCTAAGAAAACGATGCCTGTCACAACCCAAAATTCGGGAATGATACGGAAAAATCGGCTCTTATAATATTTCTTTAAATCAAAATTTTTTCTGGATAGCGAATAGTAAAGACCGAAACCGGACAAGAATAAGAAAATGTCTACGCCGCCATAACCGACAGACCTGATAAAGTCAATGAGGGCTATGTCTGTGGGCACGCGTAAATGAAACAGCATCACCCATATTATTGCAAGCCCCATAATGGCGCTTCGGTGTTTTGATAACAATTGGAGTGTTTCGTTCATTTGAATCTCGTCCCTTCGCTGGTACAAATAAATCTAATTGCAAAAAGGAAAATGAAGTGATAATTGAGTGTAAAAAGTTTTATTTTAAGACGTAAATGGAATGATAAACTGGAAAATTGAAGAAAATATTTTTATTAAAAATTATATTTCATACGTAAAACAAGGAGGATTTTATGCAAATGAGTTACGTTGAATGGGTTTGCCCGGAATGCAAAACGAAAAATCGTGAATCGTGCAACAGTTGGATGTACGGGAGCCCGATTCGTGAGTGCAAGGCCTGCCGTAGCGAATATTTGGATCGGCGGTGGCGCGAAGTCGCTATAGACGGATTTGACCCGCGCAGTAATAACTCTAGTTTTTTTCTGAAAGGTGCTTTGGTCCTTTTGGCAATTGCGGCCATTTGTGGTGCCCTTATTTGTTTCCAATCGGGTGGGGGAGGCTTTTCGATGAAAATTTTGCTTGTGGGCGTGTTTAGTGCCCTTGGGGCTCTATTCTGCATGTTTAATTTTTTGCGAATCAAACTCGGTTTCCAAAGCAAGGATGACGACAAGTTTATGGCTGAATCCAAGGCTCGCTTGAGTGATTCGCTGTATGTCGAGAAATTGCGGAAGTATGGCTACAAAGTCTAGGGCGAAACTAGCGTAATTATCATAAGGTCTAAAAATGCGCATTCTTGAAAAAATTAGTGAATTTATCGGTAAGTGGATGGTGATTGTAGTTCTCGCGATTGCGGCACTCTCGCTATTTGTTCCGAAATCGACTCTCTGGATTGAGCTCAGTTGGGTGAATTACCTTTTAATGGTTGTGATGTTTGGTATGGGGCTTACGCTCAGGCTCAGCGACTTTGCGCTCGTATTTGCACGCCCGAAAGAAATCATTATTGGATGCGCGTCGCAGTTTGTCGTGATGCCAGCTCTTGCGTTTTTGCTTTCGAAGGCGTTCGGGCTTGATGCCGCGCTGATGGCAGGTGTCGTTCTCGTGGGCACATGCCCGGGAGGCACTTCGAGTAACGTCATCACGTATCTTTCGAAAGGCGATGTTGCACTTTCTGTTGGCATGACGAGCGTGAATACGCTGCTCGCTCCCGTGCTGACTCCGGCGATTACCTATTTGCTGCTCAGAACAACGGTCAATGTCGATGTGATGGCGATGTTCCTCTCCATCGTGAAGGTCGTGATTGTGCCGATTGCGTTAGGGTTTGTTATCAACAAATTCTTTGGCAAATGGACGGCGCGGGTGGTCAAAGTCTTGCCGCTCATTTCTGTGGTTGCTATTGCGATGATTGTTGCGGCTGTCGTTTCGCACAATGCAGCGAAGATTCTCTCTACGGGCGCTATCGTGTTCGCGGTGGTGATTTTGCACAATTTGCTCGGTTACGGTTGCGGCTTTGGACTTGGAAAATTGCTGAAATTCTCGACGCCCAAAACTAAAGCGCTTTCCATCGAAATTGGCATGCAGAATTCAGGGCTTGCCACAAGTCTTGCAGCGACCGCGTTCTCGGGCCTTGCCATGGCGACAGTCCCCGGCGCCATTTTCTCCGTATGGCATAACATTTCCGGTGCGATTCTCGCGAATGTTTACCGCCGTTGGGACAAGTAAGTTATTTCTTCTTTGCAGATAACTTCTTGAATTCAGTGCGGGCCTTTTTCATGTCGGCGAGGAAAGTCTCGTCATTATGCAGACTTGCAAATGCAGCCGACACGAGAACCTTCGAGGCATCAACATCGCTTTGCCAGTGGAACCCGGCAATCACGCGGCTTTGTCCCCATTCATAAGCGTACTTCAACAACGCATCTTGTGCGGATGGATTGATTTCAACAAGCAACATTGCCATGGACCATGCAAGAATCGTATGCCCTGACGGGTAAGAGCCATTCTTTCTTAAGAGTTCTTCATCTTTAGGAACGAGCGTCGGTTCATTGAAACGGTCGAACGGTCGACGCCTCATGTAGTGCTTCTTCGGGACTCGGCCTACTTGGCGGAGCGTTGCTATTCCGCGCTCAATTACGTTCATGATGGCGGGAGTCTTTTTTGCAGAAATCTCCAAGCCGAAAGGTTCGCTGAACATCCGAAGCATATCTTCTATATTGTGCGTCGATTGTGCAATTGCGAGTGCTGCACGTGCGGAATCGGCTCGCATCGCCTTGCCCCACATGTATTGCGAGATGTCGTACATGAACTGGACGGACGTTGTTTCGGGCGGCGCGGGGTAGAAATTGAGCGCGTTCGGAAGCGCGTCTGCCTTGACGTATGGTTTGACATCGGTTGCGAAACTGCAAAGAGTTGCTCCGCAAATGGCGAGGGCGAAGATTGATTTTTGAAGAATTCTAATCATATTTTAAAGATATATTTTTAAAAATCGCATGAACGCTTGTTGCTGCAATGAAATGCGCATTAATCGCGTTCGTAAAAAAGTTGCGTGTTGCGGTGCCAAGCCACTTTGCGGTAAACCGGCTCCAATAGTGAATCGTTTTCGTTCAAAAAGAACATGTGCCTTTTCGTGCACATAGACACTAATTGCACGCAATAACGCGCTGTCGCTTCTGTGTGATGCTTTCTGTGGAAGCACGAAAGCATCAGCAAGTGGTCGTTTTCCATTGCTTTTTCAATGGTGCCACGGTAAATGTGGGGGAGGTTGCAACCGCGAATCCAGACTGCAAATGCACCGTTCGCAAGTGCAATGTCCAAAATGCGACGTTCCGCATCCGAATGGAACGTGCCCACAAGGCACTGGTGGAACCGCCCTGCTTCTGCGGCCCATTGCTCCAGTCGATAATCATCTGCGTCAAAGTCTCTCGACGCGAAAACACCGATTTTCGTTTCTGGCCCATACCACAAGCGTTTCGCCCCTGCTGTGTTGATGCCAATAAGTTTGATTTTGTTCATATTTTTGCTCCCTTAAAAAATAAAGACCGCCCCGCTTGCGCGGACTGCGATCTAATAACATCACCCTTTCTGGTGCTGGGTGAAATATACAATTATAATTTGGGAAAAACAAGTGTTACAAATTATGGGTAAAACGGCGAGCGTATTTGCGAAGTCTCTTGCATCGGGCGAAAAGAACTGTAGCCAAAGACCGTTTTCAGAATTTCAAGTGGAGTTTGCATATTATCCTAATTATCGATATCACCCTTCCAGTCGTTTTTTCCGTTCTTCCCAGTCGGGCATGAACGTCGCTAGTTGCTGATAGAATTTTTTTGAATGATTCGGGTATAGGAAATGCGTAAATTCGTGCGTAACGACATATTCAATGCACGACACTGGCATAGCGATTAGTGCTGTATTGAATGTCACAAATCCCTTTTTCGGAGAACAGGAACCCCAGCGAGAAACCATTTCGCGGAGCTGGATTTCTGGGAACGCGACGCCATATTTTTTTACTTGTGGATAAACCTTCTTGCAAATAGCCGTTATTTCATCTTTGCATTTTTTGCGGAGCCATGTTTCAAGCACACGCTTTTTCAAATCGGCATCTTGCACATCCTTAACATATAACGTCACGTAACTTTCGTCTGATTCTACTTTACTGCGCGATGCATTCTTTATTTTGAGACGCAAGTTGCGGCCCAAGAACTTGACCGTTTCGCCATTGACAAATTTGTTCTCTGAAACAGTCTCACGGTTTTTGTCCTTGAACTTTTTGAGTGCGCGCAATATGTATGCCGATTTTTCCACAACGAATGCGTCAACCATCTTCGCAGCCACATCTTTGGGTGCCGACACATAAACACATTGGTCGGCACGGATACGCAGATTAATATTCTTGACAGGCTTTCGCTCAAGCGTATAACTTATCGCGTTGCCTTCGGCCTCAACGGTACGGAGCATCAAAATCTCCTCATGGCGACATTCAGTACGCTTTCTGTGATTTTGTCGATATCGTCAAAATCTACGGCAAAGCCCTTGTCGTTTTCCAGCTCATAGAACAAGTCGTCGATATCCTGCCTAATACGGTTGTGAATGTCGATATTCGTTTTCCAGTCAACGGTATCATGCGCTCGCACGATCTGCGTTATCTTCTGCGAAATAGTCGCGATGGTTTCAGAATCCATATTGTATTTTTCAGAAAGCACGGGCATGGTAACGCCATAAAATGCTTGCGCATCCAAATCACCCGCAATCTTTTCCGGGAACTTCTGTTTGGTATCGCCCCTACGGAAATCACCTAATACCTCAAACATCTGCTTGAGGTATTCCTTTTCCGAAAGAATTCGATTCTTGAATTCTTCCAAGACGGCGTTGATTCTCTTGGAGAAACTGTCGTAAAAGGCAGGGTCTTCATCGCGGTTCAGTTTTATACGTTTTGTAAGGTGCGATACAATCGCATCGGCCTTAGACCTGTCCGACGGCAATTTGTTAACGACCTTGTCGAAATCGCCGATATTCATAATATCAATCGGTTCGTAAATCTGCTGTACATCCTTCACTGACATGTAAGTATCCAGCAGGTTTCGCATTTGCGGTTCGTATTCCGAATTATCGAGCGCATCGGCATAGCGGATTTTCACGCTGCGGCGAATCTTCGAGAAAAATACGAAGGTATCGCGGAACATTTCGATTTCTTTGCGTTCGAACGCGGCAAAAGCCTTCACGGAGTTCATCACCATTGTAAAAGCGCGGCCATATGCGCAGAGAGCATCGTAAAATTTGGCACGGACTTCTGTATCTGCCAAAAAGATTTCAATCTCTTCCGTATCCTCCTTGTTCTTGACCGGTGCGAAAACATCCCATAGTTGCGAATAGGTCTCGCGGAGGCGCGCCACGCAAGTCATGACATCGACAACGACACCCTTGATGTCCGCCGAATCGTAATTTTCAAGTCCAGCACCGCTATACACTTCCATGGCGGCGTCCAACTTGCTAATTAGCCCTCGATAATCTACAATCAGGCCGAAATCCTTGCCTTCGTAAAGACGGTTTGTGCGGGCAATGGCCTGTAGCAGCCCATGATCCTTAAGTTCCTTGTCTATGTAAAGAACTTGCGTTCTCGGGGCGTCGTAACCCGTAAGCAACTTACTGCAGACAATCAAGATGTCTATTTCGCCATCGTAGAACTGGCTTTTCAGCGTATCTTCGTAGTCGTCGGCATCGTCATACTGCTTCATCATCTTGTTCCAGAAGCTTACAACAAGGTCATCGGAACTTTCGTCAACATCGTCATGGCCTTCACGCATATCCGGGGCCGAAATCACCACCTCAGTCCTGATGTCGCAAAGGGTATCGAAAATTTGCTTGTAGCGCACGGCATCACGTTTAAAATTACACGCCAGCATCGCCTTGAATCCCGATTCCTTGAAACCGTCCATAAAATGCTGGTAAATATCTATTGCCACACGCCTAATGCGAGAATCACTAGATGTAAGTTTTTGGATGCTGCTCCACTTCGCTTTCAGTTCTGCAATCTGCGATTTGTTCAGCTTTTTCGTCACCATCTTGAACCACAAATCGATATTTTCTTCATCGACTTTCTGGTCCACAAAGCGACCTTCGTATATCAGCGGGACAATCGCCTTGTCCTCGACGCCATCCTTAATCGTGTATTTGTGAATCAGCTTGCCGAACTTATGCAAGGTGTTCTTTTCGTTTTTCAGAAGCGGCGTGCCGGTAAAGCCGATGTAGCAGGCGTTCGGGAATACCGTTCGCATCTTGGTCGCGAGCGAGCCGTAGTTCGAACGGTGGCTTTCATCGACAAGGACAAAAATATCCCTAGAATTATTCTTGACGCCCTGATTATCTACCGTATTGAACTTGTTGATAATCGAAGTGATAACATCAGCCTTGCCTTCGTTAATCAGGTCGCAAAGGTTTTTGCCGCTTGTAGCACGGGCCGGCGTCAAGCGTGTGTGCGTAAACGTCTTTGCAATCTGCTTGTCAAGTTCCTTACGGTCGGTCACGACAATCACTTTGGGACTTACCGAACTCAGTTCTTCAAGAATATACTTGGAAACCATCACCATGGTGAGCGACTTACCCGAACCTTGCGTATGCCAGATGACGCCACTCTGACGGTTGCCCGCCGGGTCATTTTCGGCAATGGTCTTCATAATCGCCTCTACCGCAAAGAACTGCTGGTATCGGCAAATCTTTTTGATGTTGGCATCGTAAACGACAAAATACTTCGCGAACTTGCGCAAGCGTTCTTTTTCAAACAGCGAAATAAGCGTCTTGTCTTGTTCCGTCGGAGTGCGCCCCGCCACAATCTGATCGACAAGGTTCGTTTGCCATTCCGTGTCCTGCTCGCGCCATATATTCCAGAATTTTTTCCCGGTACCCACAGTCGCGTACTTGACCGCATTCTTGTTTGTCGCGACAATCATCTGCACGTATTTGAACAGTTGCGGAATATATTCCGCTTTTTGGTTGCGGATATTCTGCTCGACACCCTTTTCTTCAGAAATATCGGGAGCCTTGCACTCGATAACGGCAAAAGGAATTCCGTTCACAAACACAACAATATCGGGGCGGGCGTTTTTCTGTTTGTCCCAACTGTCGCAAGAGAATTCCTCCGTCACATGGAAAACATTGTTTTCGAAATTGTCCCAATCGATATAATTCAGGTTGAAACTTTTCGTTGTCCCGTCCACCAGTTTTTCCTGATAACTCTTGCCAAGCATCAATGCATCGTAAATGCGTTCGCTCGTTTTTACCAGGCCCTCGGTTAACGGGACATCAAGTTCTGCGATAGCCCTTTCGATATTCTCGGCGGAGAACTTGTATGCAATGCCATTATATTCAAACTGGTTTATTTTCTGGAGCTGTTTGCGGAGGATTTCCTTGAGCAATACATTGTATTGCGTGCCACGCTCTTGGGCCGCATCTTCGGGCGAAATGTAGGTATAGCCCAGCTTCGCCAGCACTTCGATTGCGGGGTACTTGCTTGCATTATCTTCAAGCATCAAGTCTGATTGATTTGTAAAACTCATAAACCTCGTTCCTTTTAACCTAATGTGCCAAAACAATCTGCCATTTTATCCGCCAAGCATAGTCTTACTAACGATCGCTTCGAAGATTTCCGTGCATTTCCGCGTAGATTTTTAAAGTTTGCTTGAATATTGCAACATCTTCAGAGTCTTCAAAATCAATAAAATTTGGACTTCCACAATACAGCCGTTCGTTCAACTTTAGGCATATTCCTCCACGGCCGTTCCACACCTCTTCAATAAACGATATCGGAATATCGATAGATCTATATCCATTCTGATCAAGGCGAATTTCATTTTCTGAATTATGGACCCATTCAAATCGCCATTCTATCTTGTTATTCGCTATTGGAGCAGGGTATACATTCACTTTTCCACCAGAAGGAATATATTTCTTTAACTTCAGATACATTGCCCTAGTTTTATTATCGACCATTCTCTTTTCAACCTCTTCAAATGTCATAAACTGATTGCCAAATTCCGTTCGATACGGGAAACTATATTGTCGCCGATCTCTATCTAGGCAAACACCGACAAGATTTATAGACGGTTCAACATTTATTGCTACAACAAGATTGCCAGAAACTTCAATCGGTACGACTTGAACATCTATTTTAGGGGAGATAATTTCAGAAATGTGTGTATGGACTGTCTTTCTGATTTCTTCAACATTTATGCCGGGAACAAAGCCCGAAGCAACTTTCTTTACTCCATCGGTTTTTTCCGCCACGCCAATTAGCAAAGTTCCACCAAATGTATTGGCGAAAGCTGCCAAATCAATAGCAAAATCTTCTGATTTTTTAGGGCTGAAATATTGCTTATAATCCCAATGAATACTTTCTGATGTCTCACCCAAACGAATGAGTCCTTCAAAATCCTGTGCTGTTTTAAATGGTCTGTAAAGCATCGTCTGACTTTTCTCCAATCACCCCATCTCCTCCAAACACAGTGTCGCATTTGCCAACTGTTGTGTCCAGAATGCATGAGCCATACCATTTTTATATGTCTGTTTCTGCATTCTTATTTGTTTTATATTCCTTATTGAGGTTGCTCGCAAATCATCAAATGCTGTTTGCATAGTTTGGTTAGTAATTTTATCCAAATAGCAAGCAGGAATTAAATGGGCCATTAAACGCCCTGGTTCACTATCCGGGCGAGCATCGTTAGCTATGAAAGATTGTTCCGAAGCAGGAATTGCAAACAAGTCTTTCAAATGAAGAGAATTCAAAACAACAAAACCCTTTTGGTGCGGCAATTCTCCCACAGGGATTTTGCAATCTTCAATTAGCAATAATTTTCCATCATCTTTAAGCAACCGTTTTAAATCTTTAAAAAGAGGAATCCATCTGTTATGAGGAATTTCGTGTAAAACATTACACATCAAAATTAAATCAAACGATTTATCGTCCCTCTTTGTCCGTAACGCTTCCATTGTGTTAAAATATCGAATTTCCGCATCACTATAGAAACATCCGATATTTTTAATACAAGTATTTTTATTTGCGTCATACTCATCAAATGCAACATAATCCAACATTTCTGTATTTATTCTTGAATTCTCTGACAAATTGGAAATCATTCGACCTTTCCCAGCACCATAATCAAGCAAGGAAATTTTTTCCTTACCGCCAGACCATATACTTTCAAGAATTTCTTTTAATTGTCCAAATTGCGGATCTGTTACGTCAGAATCTGCTACACCAGGAGGCAAAAGACATTCAAAAGCAAATCGGTTCGTAGCAAACTCATCCGGAAGATCTATGAACGAATGAAGGCGTTGAATATTTTCTTCATTGCCTAAAAGACCTTCTAAGACTTGTTCCGGTTTTCTGCCTGAATACGAGACCGATCCATCTTTAACATACCAAATACACGACGGATCAAAATGCGAGAGCAGGGCTATTGAATGGGTCGCAATCCAAATTTGTCCCTCAGGGTTCAACTCTCTGATTTTGTCTATCATTTCAATTACTGCTGATGGATGAAGATGTTTTTCAGGTTCGTCCATTACAAGAATATAATCAGAAATTTTAGCCCCTTGTGCATAAATTGCTACGCATAATTGCAAAAGTATTTTTTGGCCATCTGATAATTGCGCTTGTGCAATTGGTTTATCAAAAAGCGTTACTTCCCCATCTGCGTTTCTATCCAATGAAACTTCAAGAAAGCGTTTTACAATACCTTGTAATCGATTTAAATCTTCATTCGCGCGTTCTTTTTCACCATTTTCTCCGTGAAAATGCTGATGAGAAGTATTCCAATATCGATCATAGACATTTTGAATTAAAGAAAGAGATGACTCATATAGATTATGGCATCCCAACGCCTCTGCTTTTTTAGCATTTTGCTTCCATTCATATTGCGGCAAATTACGCCAATCTTTCAATTCTACACGTTTAGGCACATAATCAACTATTTTAATAGTTTCATTTTCCGATAATCCAATATCAATGGGAAAGGGCTTTTTATATTCTGATTCATAGTAACCTTTTTTCTGTGTTAAATTATCTATCTGTTCTTTTAATGCGACAAGGTCGTCTTTCTTTTCAGGGATCCGACTACATTGATCAAACATCTGCTGTAAATTTTGCACACTTAGAGCAGCATCCGTTATTTCTCTAGATAAATTTCGTCTCCTCGCAAAATAATTTTGCCGGTCATTCGCTTGTTGTCGTAACAGTTGCAAAACTCTCGATTTACCAGAGCCATTTTTACCAGCCAACAAAACAACATTGCCCAATTTGGACATTTTAAAAGCTTTTAAGCCCAACCTATCTTTTTCGTCGATATATTCTGTATTAAATTCTGTAATTTTCATACAGTCCTCCTTATTTCACTCGCCATTGACCGATGAGGAGTTTTTGCATCAAGCCTTGTTTCTGCTTTTTGTAGTTTTCGAGGATTTCCTGCAAAACAGCCATTTCCTTTTTTGTAGTTTGAACAAACTGCGCGATTTTCTTTTGCTCTTTTATATCTATTGGCAATCGTAACTTTGCTGACAAGAACTTTTTATTTGTTATGTTAATAGTATTTTTAGCGCCCTTTTGAGCGACCGGATGCAAGTAGTTATTCGCATTTATAGGACTAGAAAAATAGAAGTCCAATATTGCACCTAATTCAAAAGTTTTTGGAGTGAATACGCCATAAAGCGGAGACACAATCACATCTTCTTTAACTAGGCTCTGCTTTACTATTCCCAACGGAAAATCGCCTGTCGGACTTTTGGTGTAAACAATATCGCCATAGTGGACACGATTATAATTAGAAGTATCTTTAGCGGCGAATGATCGTCCCAAATGTTCGATCTGATTTACTAAGCCCTTGTGAACGGAAACAGAAAATACTTCTTCTTTGCCAGTACTTTTATCTCCATGTTCATTTAACACATCAGACAAGGCAATGGTGGACCAGTTCTCATTTTGTCTTTGTTCAGTCCGTCCAAAAAGTTCCTTGCCATATTCCGTTAGTAACGACTCCTTCGCGTCAATGAGTTTTTCCATTTTTTCAATGGCGGAGTCCCAGACCGAAAGCGTCGCTGCAATCTTCTTCTGCTCTTCAATCGGTGGCAAAAGGAAACTAAATGATGCTATTTGCTGGAAATTCAAGCCTTGTCTTCCGCCGCCAACTGATAATAATTCTATTTGTTTTTGAACATCTTTTGACAAAATAAGATTACATACATAACAAGCGTCAGCGCATTCTTTCAACCTTATTATGCAAACATGCTGATTCACATTTGCCGTTTTCACTGTTGCAGGGACAACGCAAGAACGACCAATAGATGCACCTGTAATATTCAATAAAATGTCGTTTGGATGAACCCATGTCCCTTTCATTTTACTATGCTGTTCATCTGAAATAAAGGCTACATCATTTAAATCAAGAAAACCGTTTAAAACATTCTGGCTTCTAATAATGGGAATTCCTGCGTTAAGA
It contains:
- a CDS encoding ribonuclease domain-containing protein; this translates as MKIKKILTLFFVTAISISTVACSVSAPADNDEYEENSSSSCSPVSSSSSTKKISSSSTAQSSSSVKISSSSFTEKSSSSKATSSSSQAKSSSSTKAISSSSVASSSSVEVKSIYEAVQESGKYTTRDSVAAYLCKFDKLPSNYVGKDEGQQLYESKTGKTFEKWNFNPWTTIGVMIGGDKFNNYASNASNYHATLPEGSYHEADIEYSTKNRGTKRLVYQSDCVIYYTADHYETFSKLEIQ
- a CDS encoding acyltransferase family protein; the protein is MNETLQLLSKHRSAIMGLAIIWVMLFHLRVPTDIALIDFIRSVGYGGVDIFLFLSGFGLYYSLSRKNFDLKKYYKSRFFRIIPEFWVVTGIVFLAQMDFSTRAFYLLICKATTLGYWIGYRDETWFISCIIFLYAIYPIYFKLFKKYGIKASFYFIGAGLSLMLIYALTCILCYNNKNYGGFIILTYARIPIFFIGAIFGHWAKDGCNIRLTKKLKAIGLAAAFIATIILFIFQTYFFYALQTCSLAYLPYIIITPVLCILLAKFFEKFKTIDKIFTVFGLMSLELYLCHIFIYKLFFDFIDFLDKDSSNILTMLISFFAAYLLYIVNKKVLSRRTNIRIRP
- a CDS encoding bile acid:sodium symporter family protein, which translates into the protein MRILEKISEFIGKWMVIVVLAIAALSLFVPKSTLWIELSWVNYLLMVVMFGMGLTLRLSDFALVFARPKEIIIGCASQFVVMPALAFLLSKAFGLDAALMAGVVLVGTCPGGTSSNVITYLSKGDVALSVGMTSVNTLLAPVLTPAITYLLLRTTVNVDVMAMFLSIVKVVIVPIALGFVINKFFGKWTARVVKVLPLISVVAIAMIVAAVVSHNAAKILSTGAIVFAVVILHNLLGYGCGFGLGKLLKFSTPKTKALSIEIGMQNSGLATSLAATAFSGLAMATVPGAIFSVWHNISGAILANVYRRWDK
- a CDS encoding acid phosphatase; this encodes MIRILQKSIFALAICGATLCSFATDVKPYVKADALPNALNFYPAPPETTSVQFMYDISQYMWGKAMRADSARAALAIAQSTHNIEDMLRMFSEPFGLEISAKKTPAIMNVIERGIATLRQVGRVPKKHYMRRRPFDRFNEPTLVPKDEELLRKNGSYPSGHTILAWSMAMLLVEINPSAQDALLKYAYEWGQSRVIAGFHWQSDVDASKVLVSAAFASLHNDETFLADMKKARTEFKKLSAKKK
- a CDS encoding M48 family metallopeptidase, whose product is MLRTVEAEGNAISYTLERKPVKNINLRIRADQCVYVSAPKDVAAKMVDAFVVEKSAYILRALKKFKDKNRETVSENKFVNGETVKFLGRNLRLKIKNASRSKVESDESYVTLYVKDVQDADLKKRVLETWLRKKCKDEITAICKKVYPQVKKYGVAFPEIQLREMVSRWGSCSPKKGFVTFNTALIAMPVSCIEYVVTHEFTHFLYPNHSKKFYQQLATFMPDWEERKKRLEG